In the Clostridia bacterium genome, GTTTCGTGCCGGAGCGGGACTCCGATGCGGTGCGGCGCGTTCGTGAGGCAGGGGCCATAATTCTGGGCAAGACCGAAACCACGGAATTCGCGGCATACGATCCGGCGCCTACGCGCAATCCACACGACCTGCGGCACACGCCCGGGGGTTCCAGCAGCGGTTCGGCAGCGGCGGTGGCGGCGCATATGTGCCTGGGTGCGCTAGGAACCCAGACGGCGGGGTCGATCCTGCGGCCCGCCGCGTATTGCGGGGTGGTCGGCCTGAAGCCAACCTATGGCGTTGTCAGCCGCGAAGGCATCTTCCCGTTGGCATGGTCGCTCGACCATGCCGGGCCGCTGGCCAAGACTGTCGCCGATGCGGCATTGCTGTTCAGCGCTGTTGCGCAGCATCGCCCCCAAAGCGAAGCCGTACCCACCCACAACTGCCGGGTTGGCGTGCCGAACCGGTATTTTACATCGGCGGACGAAGAAACACTTGCGGCGTACGCCGAGGCTGTCAGGACTCTTGGACAGCTCGGCGCGAAGGTCGTCGAAGTGACATTGCCGGATTCATTTGAGGCGGCCGTTGCGGCGGGGACCATTATCCTGCGGGTCGAGGCCGCGGCCTTTCACGCCCGGTGGTTCGACTCCCACAAGCAACAGTACGGTCGAAAACTTCGCTGTCTCATCGAAGCCGGCCGTCGGATTCCGGGGCCATCGTATGTGCGGGCGCAGCAGATCCGTCGCAGGGCCATGGAGCAAATTTCCCGACTGTTCGAGGAGGTTGACGTTCTGGCGACACCGGCCACGCCGAGCGCGGCGCCCTGCGATCTCTCGACGACGGGTGATGCAGCGTTCAACACTCCGTTCTCGGTGCTGGGCGTGCCGGCCATCACCGTCCCGATGCCGCGCCAGAGTGGTCAGATGCCGTTGGGACTGCAACTGTCCGGGCGCTACCATGCCGAAACTACTTTATTCGCGCTTGCGCTCGCTTATGAACAGCACGCCCCCAGGGCGACTGCCGCGGCACGGTTGTAGGGTCCTCGCGGCGGTTCACTCAAACAGATGGTTCACTCAAACAGATAAGGAAAGGAGCAAGTTGTGGCATTTACGACTACGAGGGATCTGATGCTCCCCGCTACGGTGACCGGCTCGTGGCCCCGCCCCCGCTGGTAC is a window encoding:
- a CDS encoding amidase, coding for MITEAKGEPCLLTIVEAAERIRAGNLTAVELTRSVLARIEKLEPDIRAWARVQGDQALRDATRLDMLLRSGTWIGQLHGIPVGIKDVFWTAGIETCAGSPVLRGFVPERDSDAVRRVREAGAIILGKTETTEFAAYDPAPTRNPHDLRHTPGGSSSGSAAAVAAHMCLGALGTQTAGSILRPAAYCGVVGLKPTYGVVSREGIFPLAWSLDHAGPLAKTVADAALLFSAVAQHRPQSEAVPTHNCRVGVPNRYFTSADEETLAAYAEAVRTLGQLGAKVVEVTLPDSFEAAVAAGTIILRVEAAAFHARWFDSHKQQYGRKLRCLIEAGRRIPGPSYVRAQQIRRRAMEQISRLFEEVDVLATPATPSAAPCDLSTTGDAAFNTPFSVLGVPAITVPMPRQSGQMPLGLQLSGRYHAETTLFALALAYEQHAPRATAAARL